A stretch of the Vitis riparia cultivar Riparia Gloire de Montpellier isolate 1030 chromosome 13, EGFV_Vit.rip_1.0, whole genome shotgun sequence genome encodes the following:
- the LOC117929155 gene encoding transcription factor MYB1-like: protein MGRAPCCAKEGLNRGAWTVVEDNILTDYIQTHGEGGWRSIPKNAGLKRCGKSCRLRWLNYLKPDIKRGNISHAEEDLIIRLHRLLGNRWSMIAKRLPGRTDNEIKNYWNTNLRKKVKGKESNKVDEPAGVIRTKAFRCTGVFIAPQPPKEETATLDTTVVPEEPSIMNQDLVNNAATSLESQSNDGALSMAVPDINSSDFSMNFDIGDHSPTDIFDSEFWKACNLDNVLEEGSTSGDTNDPWPSSDQFLMFSDEMIKDWIKDD from the exons ATGGGCAGAGCTCCATGCTGTGCTAAGGAGGGGTTGAATAGAGGAGCTTGGACTGTTGTGGAAGACAACATTCTCACAGATTACATCCAAACTCATGGTGAAGGGGGGTGGAGGAGCATTCCTAAGAATGCAG GTCTTAAGAGATGTGGAAAGAGTTGCAGACTGCGGTGGTTGAACTATCTGAAACCCGACATCAAGAGGGGCAACATATCCCATGCGGAAGAGGATCTCATCATCAGGCTTCATAGGCTCTTAGGCAACAG ATGGTCCATGATAGCAAAGAGACTTCCAGGCCGCACAGACAATGAAATCAAGAATTACTGGAACACCAACTTAAGAAAGAAAGTAAAGGGCAAGGAATCCAACAAGGTTGATGAACCAGCTGGAGTCATTCGGACCAAGGCATTTAGGTGCACTGGGGTTTTCATCGCTCCACAGCCCCCCAAAGAGGAGACTGCTACTCTTGACACAACGGTGGTGCCAGAAGAACCCTCCATAATGAACCAAGATTTGGTGAATAATGCAGCAACATCTTTGGAATCACAATCTAATGATGGGGCCTTGTCCATGGCTGTGCCAGACATAAATTCATCCGATTTCTCTATGAACTTTGATATTGGAGATCATTCCCCAACTGATATCTTTGATTCTGAGTTTTGGAAGGCATGCAACCTAGACAATGTCCTGGAAGAAGGGAGTACCAGTGGTGATACAAATGACCCATGGCCTTCTTCAGACCAGTTTCTTATGTTCTCTGATGAGATGATCAAGGATTGGATAAAAGATGATTGA
- the LOC117928233 gene encoding cytosolic sulfotransferase 15-like has product MESSAIPFFEEVDFEKLSDECQQLLATLPREKTWDGSYYYLYQGFWFRAIPLHGIILFQKHFQAEDEDVLIITSAKSGTTWLKALTFAIANRKDSPLTQSPLLTTSPHQLVRFLEYDLYYMKSEYPDLQDLPRPRFLATHLPYELLPPSIKDSKCRIVYMCRNPVDKFISLWHFVNHNRPERLQPDSLEAGLEMVCKGIEGCGPYWDHVLGYWRMSRERPEKVLFLKYEDLKKDIICQLKRLAHFLGVPFSEEEERQGMIEEISRLCSLDSLKNLEVNMNGMHTSGLKNSSFYRKGEVGDWVNYVTPSMAERIENAFEEKLSGSSLSFKMSCNTKNEDN; this is encoded by the coding sequence ATGGAAAGCTCCGCAATCCCTTTTTTTGAAGAAGTAGATTTTGAGAAGCTTAGCGATGAGTGTCAACAACTACTCGCAACCCTTCCTAGAGAAAAAACCTGGGATGGAAGCTATTACTATCTATATCAAGGCTTTTGGTTCCGAGCTATACCCCTTCATGGCATCATTCTCTTTCAGAAACACTTCCAGGCAGAAGACGAAGATGTATTAATCATCACTTCTGCAAAATCAGGCACCACTTGGTTGAAGGCCCTCACCTTTGCCATTGCCAACCGAAAAGATTCCCCACTCACTCAGAGCCCTTTGCTCACTACCAGCCCTCATCAACTGGTACGTTTCCTTGAATATGACCTTTATTACATGAAATCGGAGTATCCCGATCTCCAAGACCTTCCTCGCCCTAGATTCCTTGCAACCCACCTACCATATGAACTGTTGCCGCCGTCCATTAAAGATTCTAAGTGTCGGATTGTGTACATGTGTCGAAATCCAGTAGACAAATTCATCTCACTGTGGCATTTCGTAAACCACAATCGCCCTGAACGCCTGCAGCCAGATTCACTGGAGGCTGGCCTGGAGATGGTGTGCAAGGGAATTGAAGGATGTGGACCATACTGGGATCACGTGTTGGGGTACTGGAGGATGAGTAGGGAGAGACCAGAGAAGGTGTTGTTTCTGAAATATGAAGATTTGAAAAAGGACATCATCTGTCAATTGAAAAGGTTAGCCCACTTCCTGGGCGTTCCTTTCTCTGAGGAGGAAGAGAGACAAGGGATGATAGAGGAAATATCAAGATTGTGTAGTCTTGACAGCCTTAAAAACTTAGAGGTGAATATGAATGGAATGCACACTAGTGGACTTAAAAATAGCAGTTTCTATAGGAAAGGAGAGGTGGGAGATTGGGTTAATTATGTAACCCCTTCCATGGCAGAGCGAATTGAAAATGCTTTTGAAGAAAAGCTCAGTGGCTCTAGTTTATCCTTTAAAATGTCCTGCAACACTAAGAACGAGGATAATTGA